A portion of the Adhaeribacter radiodurans genome contains these proteins:
- a CDS encoding serine hydrolase domain-containing protein, with protein MKRLLLILVSVASLCACQKDDMEMVTNEGTTYTPGPHPKADSLQKMLKRYTSKGIPGAIIAIKDANGLWLGAAGYAKLEDKIKMTPTMLQYGFSITKSVTAVAIMQLKESGKIDLDRPIKDYLPANLHSLVPKTNQVTVRMLLNQTSGYNDYVRTNEFTMRWMDDPLKVWTRGEYYDLIKRKTTNLFTPGTDFQYSNTNYYLLSIIIDTVTGRPHSEWFQQHIFNKLNLSTMFYKQAAGYPFYSNLPNTYWPRFDNGKIENNSKAQSAWMQSEEFGATGIIASPEDYIRFLEGLLNGKLVSEASLLEMKQWVQGKASVEPDYGLGLTYFGYRGKPNFGHDGDGIGANAFLLYFPTSQTYMFIASNSSTEFGGPMQQNISNFRNEVGNFLAGF; from the coding sequence ATGAAACGTTTACTCCTTATTTTAGTATCCGTGGCAAGCTTATGCGCTTGCCAAAAAGATGACATGGAAATGGTAACCAATGAAGGTACTACCTATACTCCTGGTCCGCACCCCAAAGCCGATTCTCTGCAAAAAATGCTAAAAAGATATACCTCTAAGGGAATTCCTGGGGCTATAATTGCCATTAAAGATGCCAATGGTTTATGGTTGGGAGCAGCTGGATATGCCAAATTAGAAGACAAAATTAAAATGACTCCCACCATGCTGCAATATGGCTTTAGTATAACCAAATCCGTTACGGCGGTGGCTATTATGCAGTTAAAGGAAAGTGGAAAAATTGATTTGGATCGTCCCATTAAGGATTATTTACCGGCCAATCTGCACAGCCTGGTACCTAAAACCAATCAGGTAACGGTTAGAATGCTGCTTAATCAAACCTCGGGGTACAATGATTACGTCCGTACCAACGAATTTACCATGCGCTGGATGGATGACCCCTTAAAGGTATGGACCAGAGGTGAATATTATGATTTGATTAAACGGAAAACAACCAATCTTTTTACCCCCGGTACCGACTTCCAATATTCTAACACCAACTACTATTTGCTTTCAATTATTATTGATACTGTCACCGGTCGGCCGCACAGCGAATGGTTTCAGCAGCATATCTTTAATAAACTAAACCTCTCTACGATGTTTTACAAACAAGCCGCGGGATATCCTTTTTATAGTAATTTGCCTAACACTTACTGGCCCCGGTTTGATAATGGTAAGATCGAAAATAATTCGAAAGCCCAGTCTGCCTGGATGCAAAGCGAAGAGTTTGGCGCCACCGGGATAATTGCTTCTCCCGAAGATTATATTCGTTTTTTAGAAGGGCTATTAAATGGAAAACTGGTCAGCGAAGCTTCCTTACTCGAAATGAAACAATGGGTACAGGGGAAAGCTTCAGTGGAGCCTGACTACGGTTTAGGACTCACCTATTTTGGCTATAGAGGCAAACCTAATTTTGGGCATGATGGAGATGGGATTGGAGCCAATGCATTTTTATTGTATTTTCCTACTAGCCAAACTTATATGTTTATTGCCTCCAATTCTTCAACAGAATTTGGCGGGCCAATGCAGCAAAATATTAGCAATTTCCGAAACGAAGTAGGGAACTTTTTGGCGGGTTTCTAA
- a CDS encoding Crp/Fnr family transcriptional regulator — protein sequence MHRILYNIDRIIHPSPEDKAAFENIIRQRTLQKNEYFLREGEVCQKIAFIEKGSVRLYYDVEGKEICKDFLFENALIGSFASFLSQMPSGVNIAAMEETLLLELEYQDVMHLFATYSSWQKLGHIIVQDQFVRAECREASLLKDPPEVRYKNLIEEHPKVFKRVPLQYIASYLSITPETLSRYRSKSKR from the coding sequence GTGCATCGCATCCTTTATAACATCGACCGGATTATTCATCCTTCTCCCGAGGATAAAGCTGCGTTTGAAAATATAATACGGCAGCGAACGCTGCAAAAAAACGAGTATTTTCTGCGAGAGGGAGAAGTGTGCCAGAAAATAGCTTTTATCGAAAAAGGAAGCGTTCGGCTTTATTATGATGTGGAAGGAAAAGAAATTTGTAAAGATTTCCTTTTTGAGAATGCCCTGATAGGCTCTTTTGCCAGCTTCTTGTCTCAAATGCCATCTGGAGTAAATATTGCAGCTATGGAAGAGACACTGCTCCTGGAGTTAGAGTATCAGGATGTAATGCATCTTTTTGCAACCTATTCTTCGTGGCAAAAGCTCGGACATATTATTGTTCAGGACCAGTTCGTTCGGGCAGAGTGCAGAGAGGCTTCTTTGCTGAAAGACCCTCCAGAAGTACGATACAAGAACCTGATTGAAGAGCACCCGAAAGTTTTTAAACGGGTGCCACTCCAGTATATTGCTAGTTACCTTAGTATTACGCCGGAAACACTTAGCCGTTACCGTAGTAAGAGCAAACGCTAA
- a CDS encoding cupin domain-containing protein, which produces MKEQITKQQPYQELLVLTNLVKLIVPQENTGGQYAIFEDNVPPLGGPPPHTHPDEEVFYILSGEFEFVLNDLTNPIRAVAGSVVHIPSYALHTFKNIGKTTGKMITIVTPGNLENYFREVGQSLGKGSVRPDLSVPPDFAKLDPTKFFELAPKYDISFYLPEVVG; this is translated from the coding sequence ATGAAAGAGCAAATAACAAAACAGCAACCTTATCAAGAACTACTGGTCCTCACCAACCTGGTAAAGCTGATAGTACCACAAGAAAACACGGGTGGGCAATACGCAATTTTTGAAGATAATGTGCCCCCGCTTGGTGGTCCGCCGCCGCATACGCATCCTGACGAAGAAGTGTTTTATATCCTTTCGGGTGAATTTGAATTTGTTCTGAATGATCTGACCAATCCTATCCGGGCAGTAGCTGGTAGTGTTGTGCATATTCCGTCGTATGCCCTTCATACTTTTAAAAATATAGGTAAAACCACTGGTAAAATGATCACCATTGTAACCCCTGGCAATCTGGAAAACTATTTTAGAGAAGTTGGACAATCTCTCGGAAAGGGTTCCGTTCGCCCTGATTTGTCTGTACCGCCTGACTTTGCCAAGTTAGATCCTACTAAATTCTTTGAGTTGGCACCTAAGTACGATATTAGCTTCTACCTCCCGGAAGTAGTGGGATAG
- a CDS encoding T9SS type A sorting domain-containing protein, whose translation MKNYFILVLLLWWSRPGFSQPAWRATTPFSKVDYTTTNSLAVSPTSGHLYVSLEEEGLQCSTDNGNIWKTILDKPVYTVSIRSDGTIFAGGSGHIFTSADEGQSWASYSFPSTTPISSLVFNIQGHLFAGTSNIAESSSPGAYGEGVFTSTNNGQTWQSLNNGLINLNIINLAIDASDKLYLGTNEDQDGQAGGVYSWAPGATTWTRLPLDIEDLYDVKASYVHMIGLNRQGHLFVSFEGTSGRAVVQRTITSKDGGGNWQVVALRQSPFNPYFDNVYLQSFYLSSSGRLWSSIPRKLGIYFSDDHGATWVQHMSGMNSSYNIVDFAQDATGSLYALLRYDSNVIYSLQKPLAIVDPLVPVQLQTYPNPFRDKLHLVYTVPTTGPVYISVTDALGKIIFTEKQQLVAGTHRFMWQAANTTSGLYVVQVQTERQILVKKVIRSR comes from the coding sequence ATGAAAAACTACTTCATCCTCGTCTTGCTTCTTTGGTGGAGCAGGCCAGGGTTTAGCCAGCCCGCCTGGCGGGCTACCACCCCCTTTTCCAAAGTCGATTATACTACTACTAATTCTTTGGCCGTCTCACCAACTTCCGGTCACCTGTATGTAAGCTTAGAGGAAGAAGGTTTGCAATGCAGCACCGACAACGGCAATATCTGGAAAACAATTTTAGATAAGCCGGTTTATACCGTTAGTATACGCTCCGATGGTACTATTTTCGCTGGGGGCAGCGGCCATATTTTTACTTCCGCCGATGAAGGCCAAAGCTGGGCATCCTATTCTTTCCCCAGTACCACCCCTATATCATCACTGGTTTTTAATATCCAAGGCCATCTTTTTGCCGGCACCTCCAATATAGCCGAAAGCAGTAGTCCGGGTGCGTACGGCGAAGGCGTTTTCACCTCCACCAACAACGGCCAAACCTGGCAAAGCCTCAATAACGGGCTTATAAACCTGAATATTATTAACTTAGCCATTGACGCATCCGACAAATTGTATTTAGGCACCAATGAGGACCAAGATGGACAAGCAGGTGGAGTTTATTCCTGGGCGCCCGGCGCCACCACCTGGACCCGACTTCCACTGGATATAGAAGACCTGTATGATGTAAAAGCGAGTTATGTGCACATGATCGGATTAAATCGGCAAGGGCACCTCTTTGTATCATTTGAGGGCACATCCGGGCGGGCAGTGGTACAGCGCACCATTACTTCAAAAGATGGAGGCGGGAACTGGCAAGTGGTTGCACTGCGGCAGTCGCCTTTTAATCCTTACTTTGACAATGTATACCTGCAAAGTTTTTATTTGAGTAGCAGCGGCCGGCTCTGGAGCAGCATTCCCCGGAAATTGGGTATCTACTTTTCCGATGACCATGGTGCTACCTGGGTACAGCACATGAGCGGCATGAACAGCAGCTATAACATTGTAGACTTTGCCCAGGATGCCACCGGAAGTCTGTATGCCTTGTTGCGTTACGATAGTAATGTGATTTATAGCCTACAGAAACCCTTAGCCATTGTTGATCCGCTTGTGCCGGTGCAATTGCAAACCTATCCCAACCCCTTCCGCGATAAGCTGCACCTGGTATATACAGTGCCCACAACCGGCCCGGTATACATAAGCGTTACCGATGCGCTAGGTAAAATAATTTTTACGGAGAAACAGCAGTTGGTTGCGGGTACCCATCGTTTTATGTGGCAGGCTGCTAATACTACATCAGGTCTGTATGTGGTACAGGTGCAAACCGAGCGACAAATTCTGGTAAAAAAGGTAATCCGGAGCAGGTAA